A single window of Anopheles moucheti chromosome 2, idAnoMoucSN_F20_07, whole genome shotgun sequence DNA harbors:
- the LOC128298957 gene encoding CLIP domain-containing serine protease B4-like: MVFGSMNLSRWSLPIVILVWWTEQRVASLELGASCTNPVGEAGKCILFRECQPLVNIYNNPITTQQDTEFLTQSRCGMLQRKTLVCCAGSNQRSSLPEPPHCGVQLSDRILGGQLTEIDEFPWTALIQFQKPDGSFGFHCGGSLINERYVVTAAHCIKSIPRSWKVHRVRLGEWDLSKADDCKEGFCSDAPIDLDIEKIVVHKNYDTKDQSNANDIALIRFTRPVKYSETVRPICLLLSESLRNRNHVGLPSYAASWGKTETAAASEVKLKVEMNVTSLQECTRAYQRGGILLKATHMCAGGVYGVDTCSGDSGGPLMRQIAGVWYLIGVVSFGPQKCGTAGVPGVYTNVAEYIDWIRDNIY, encoded by the exons ATGGTGTTTGGTAGTATGAACCTTTCTCGATGGAGTCTTCCAATTGTTATACTTGTGTGGTGGACAGAGCAAAGAGTAGCATCGCTCG AGCTGGGTGCAAGCTGTACAAATCCTGTAGGAGAAGCGGGCAAGTGCATACTCTTCCGAGAATGTCAACCACTCGTCAACATCTACAATAACCCCATTACCACGCAACAAGATACAGAGTTTCTCACGCAAAGCCGGTGTGGAATGCTACAACGAAAAACATTG GTATGTTGTGCAGGGTCGAATCAGAGATCTTCTCTACCAGAGCCACCACATTGCGGCGTACAACTCTCCGATCGTATTCTTGGCGGTCAGCTTACAGAAATCGACGAGTTTCCGTGGACGGCGTTGATTCAGTTTCAGAAACCAGACGGAAGCTTTGGTTTTCACTGTGGAGGATCGCTTATCAATGAGCGGTATGTTGTTACTGCTGCCCATTGCATCAAATCGATTCCTCGTAGCTGGAAGGT CCATCGCGTTCGTCTTGGAGAGTGGGATTTGTCAAAGGCTGATGATTGTAAGGAAGGCTTCTGCTCGGATGCACCGATCGATCTGGACATTGAGAAGATTGTTGTTCACAAGAACTATGACACGAAGGATCAGAGTAATGCGAATGATATTGCGTTGATTCGTTTCACCCGACCGGTTAAGTACTCTGAAACAGTACGACCTATTTGTCTTCTGTTGAGCGAATCGCTCCGTAATCGTAATCATGTTGGACTGCCAAGTTATGCTGCCAGTTGGGGTAAAACGGAAACGGCTGCAGCGAGTGAGGTGAAGTTGAAAGTAGAGATGAACGTCACAAGCTTGCAAGAGTGTACACGAGCTTATCAACGTGGAGGAATTTTGTTAAAAGCGACGCACATGTGTGCCGGTGGTGTGTATGGCGTGGACACATGCAGCGGTGATTCGGGCGGTCCTCTGATGCGTCAGATTGCTGGTGTATGGTATCTGATCGGTGTGGTCAGTTTTGGACCACAGAAATGTGGCACAGCTGGTGTACCGGGTGTATACACTAATGTTGCTGAGTATATTGATTGGATTCGGGACAATATCTACTAG
- the LOC128298956 gene encoding CLIP domain-containing serine protease B4-like codes for MTGKRVTGLLIVGFLALAAHNVSALELGQDCVNPAGQAGKCVLFRECQPLITIYNKPVNTPDDTQFLTESRCGVFERKTLVCCAGVKSSGKTSLPEPPNCGIQLSDRVIGGQPTKIDEFPWTALIEYQKPDGRFGFHCGGSIINERYIVTAAHCISSIPRNWKVHRVRLGEWDLSSSNDCEDDFCSIAPIDLDIEKIIVHTGYDTRDESHHNDIALIRFNREIHYSETVRPICLPLSNTLRSRKHAGLSSFAAGWGKTETATASQKKLKVELNVVDLKDCAPVYQRSSISLDSTQMCAGGVRLKDTCSGDSGGPLMRQISGSWYLIGVVSFGPKKCGTAGVPGVYTNAAEYVDWIRDNIY; via the exons ATGACCGGCAAACGTGTGACGGGTTTGCTGATTGTTGGCTTTTTGGCATTGGCTGCGCATAATGTTTCGGCGCTAG AGCTGGGCCAAGACTGTGTGAATCCCGCCGGACAGGCCGGTAAATGTGTGTTGTTTAGAGAGTGTCAACCGCTGATCACCATCTACAACAAACCGGTCAATACGCCGGATGATACGCAATTCCTGACGGAAAGTCGCTGTGGTGTTTTTGAGCGCAAAACCCTG GTATGCTGCGCGGGGGTAAAGAGCTCAGGAAAAACCTCACTGCCCGAGCCACCGAACTGCGGTATCCAGTTGTCGGATCGTGTCATTGGTGGACAGCCCACCAAAATCGATGAGTTCCCGTGGACGGCGCTAATCGAGTATCAGAAACCGGATGGACGGTTCGGTTTCCATTGTGGTGGTTCCATCATCAATGAGCGTTACATCGTTACGGCCGCTCACTGTATTAGTTCGATTCCGCGAAACTGGAAGGT CCATCGGGTGCGCTTGGGCGAGTGGGATCTAAGCTCTTCCAACGATTGTGAAGATGATTTCTGCTCCATTGCACCGATTGATCTGGACATCGAGAAAATCATTGTACACACTGGTTATGACACACGGGACGAGAGTCACCACAATGATATTGCGCTAATTCGCTTCAATCGCGAGATTCATTATTCCGAGACGGTTCGACCGATTTGTTTGCCACTGTCTAATACCCTTCGTAGCCGTAAACACGCGGGCCTGTCCAGCTTTGCTGCCGGGTGGGGTAAAACTGAAACGGCCACAGCTAGTCAGAAGAAGCTGAAGGTGGAACTCAACGTTGTGGATTTGAAGGATTGTGCACCAGTTTACCAGCGCAGTAGCATCTCTCTAGACTCAACGCAAATGTGTGCCGGTGGAGTACGGCTGAAGGACACGTGCAGCGGTGACTCGGGTGGTCCTCTGATGCGTCAGATCTCCGGATCGTGGTATCTGATCGGTGTGGTCAGCTTTGGGCCAAAGAAATGCGGCACGGCAGGTGTACCGGGTGTGTACACTAATGCTGCAGAATATGTTGATTGGATACGGGACAATATCTATTAG
- the LOC128309538 gene encoding uncharacterized protein LOC128309538 — protein MSPHTGWFMLVLLYVIGSSVALNLQDECQTPDGKEGTCVLIRSCLSIRKLLLLKEKMTPEDRTFVRNSNCGQQGRSVLVCCPLVRKLTGRFDAPVELPPPGECGKMQSDRIVGGETASLDAYPWLTRIQYYKGNNRYGFHCGGVLIHNQYVLTAAHCIEGVPSSWIVYQVRLGEYDTTTDIDCVNDDCADPVRDVLISAYVVHPEYYKQNGADYNDIALLQLAETIEFTDFIRPICLPVTQESREANLTGKYATVAGWGQTENSTSSTKKLHLRVPIVDNEACADAFSAIRLEIISTQLCAGGEKGKDSCRGDSGGPLMRYGDGRSSVKYWYLLGVVSFGLEQCGTDGVPGVYTRMSEYMDWVLETMFCLFLSIRIPVAITKFQKMFNYQFHSNQNQCRTPDQKGGICVRVDQCPLIQRLLNQPLLTANIVRYLEASRCGILDKKVLVCCEVTGTTVPATTNLPSVQTQPSVGPPVANRLSYEEKLKLLPEECGIQYTDRIIGGERAQIDEYPWTARIQHRRRNGDLKFHCGGALINERYVLTAGHCINIHQSWTLTAVRLGEWDTESDRDCGISHGETVCADPVQDIAIEKVVVHPKYSVSTSSVKNDIAQIRLARIVQFNDYVQPICLPIQPAERMKSYDGMRFVVAGWGQTEEELQSRYKLFVGVSGVSEQQCRQQYPGANIDQTQVCAGGTANKDSCRGDSGGPLMYVGQRNFEGVLYLGGVVSFGRKCGLEGVPGVYTRVSQYIDWIMGKIQSLSAMGWESFSTAISFRRPVYASCSITCVTAISYGGSAHTRSSLSGDIIQSTADSRSHSPSRTVRLR, from the exons ATGTCACCACACACGGGATGGTTcatgctggtgctgctgtacGTCATCGGATCATCTGTGGCAT TAAACCTACAAGATGAATGTCAAACACCGGACGGTAAGGAGGGCACATGTGTGCTGATACGTTCGTGCCTCTCCATCCggaagctgctgctgttgaaggAAAAAATGACTCCGGAGGATCGGACCTTTGTCAGAAATTCGAACTGTGGCCAGCAGGGTCGTTCGGTGCTTGTATGCTGTCCGCTCGTCCGCAAGCTGACCGGAAGATTTGACGCACCGGTTGAGCTACCGCCACCGGGTGAGTGTGGTAAAATGCAGTCGGACCGTATCGTCGGTGGTGAGACGGCCTCACTAGATGCTTATCCTTGGCTGACAAGGATTCAGTACTACAAAG GCAACAATCGGTACGGATTTCACTGCGGTGGCGTGCTTATCCACAATCAGTACGTTCTAACGGCTGCTCATTGCATTGAAGGCGTACCATCTAGCTGGATCGT TTATCAGGTCCGGCTGGGCGAGTACGATACAACAACTGATATTGACTGTGTTAACGATGACTGTGCAGACCCGGTGCGAGATGTACTGATCAGTGCGTATGTAGTACACCCGGAATACTACAAACAAAACGGTGCCGATTACAACGATATCGCACTACTGCAACTCGCGGAAACGATCGAATTCACAGACTTTATACGCCCGATCTGTTTACCGGTTACGCAGGAAAGCCGCGAAGCCAATCTGACCGGCAAGTACGCAACCGTCGCCGGCTGGGGACAAACGGAAAACAGTACTTCGAGCACGAAAAAGTTGCATCTGCGTGTGCCCATCGTTGATAACGAAGCGTGTGCCGATGCGTTCAGCGCGATACGGTTGGAAATTATTTCCACCCAGCTTTGTGCCGGCGGGGAGAAGGGCAAGGATTCGTGCCGTGGTGACTCTGGCGGACCCCTGATGCGATACGGTGATGGTCGATCATCGGTCAAGTACTGGTACCTTCTCGGTGTGGTGAGTTTCGGTCTCGAACAATGTGGTACGGACGGTGTACCCGGGGTCTACACACGCATGAGCGAATACATGGACTGGGTGTTGGAGACGATG TTTTGTCTTTTTCTCAGTATTCGCATACCTGTTGCCATCACCAAGTTCCAGAAGATGTTTAATTATCAATTCCATTCCA ATCAGAACCAGTGCCGGACACCGGACCAGAAGGGTGGAATTTGTGTAAGGGTGGATCAGTGCCCGTTGATCCAGCGTCTGCTGAATCAACCGCTTCTGACGGCGAACATCGTACGCTACCTCGAAGCCAGCCGTTGCGGGATTCTCGACAAGAAAGTGCTAGTGTGCTGTGAAGTTACCGGAACTACCGTTCCGGCCACAACGAACTTGCCGTCCGTGCAAACACAACCATCAGTAGGTCCACCCGTTGCGAACAGATTGTCGTACGAGGAAAAGCTTAAGCTACTGCCGGAAGAGTGTGGCATTCAGTATACGGATCGCATCATCGGGGGTGAACGAGCACAAATCGATGAATATCCCTGGACTGCTCGGATCCAGCATCGGCGTAGAA ACGGTGATCTTAAATTCCACTGTGGTGGAGCACTTATAAACGAACGCTACGTACTGACTGCGGGACACTGTATTAATATTCACCAAAGCTGGACATT GACGGCCGTCCGTTTAGGTGAGTGGGACACCGAGTCGGATAGGGATTGCGGCATATCCCATGGCGAAACAGTTTGTGCCGATCCCGTTCAGGATATTGCAATCGAGAAAGTGGTAGTACATCCCAAATACTCCGTCAGTACGTCGTCAGTAAAGAACGATATAGCACAAATACGTCTTGCCCGCATTGTACAGTTTAATGATTACGTACAGCCCATTTGCTTACCAATACAACCCGCAGAGCGTATGAAGTCTTACGATGGAATGCGATTCGTTGTAGCTGGTTGGGGTCAAACGGAGGAAG aattgcAAAGTCGCTATAAACTATTCGTTGGAGTTTCTGGCGTTTCCGAGCAACAGTGCAGACAGCAGTATCCGGGAGCCAATATCGACCAGACGCAGGTGTGCGCAGGTGGAACTGCGAATAAAGATTCCTGTCGTGGGGATTCCGGTGGACCGCTCATGTACGTTGGGCAGCGCAACTTTGAAGGCGTACTGTATCTTGGCGGTGTGGTTAGCTTTGGCCGAAAGTGCGGACTCGAGGGCGTGCCGGGAGTGTACACACGGGTCAGCCAGTACATTGACTGGATC ATGGGGAAGATCCAATCGCTTAGTGCGATGGGTTGGGAGAGTTTCAGCACAGCAATATCATTCCGCCGACCGGTATATGCGTCGTGCAGCATAACCTGCGTCACTGCGATATCGTACGGTGGTTCGGCACACACGAGATCGTCACTGTCTGGGGACATAATACAATCCACCGCAGATTCTAGATCCCATTCACCAAGTCGCACTGTTAGGCTAAGATAG
- the LOC128309549 gene encoding uncharacterized protein LOC128309549, whose amino-acid sequence MTLAAKGFTLQQKVRQRFRSTMVDDDRDTFQRGIRPFIILGQVFGIFPIYGIIASDPMKFRLKWFSLRVLVNLTVVVTALMQAYLEYRRLKTIGINAKNVSGFIFFLDASLINVLFLNLATKWRTVAAKWDEVDATFNRAPYQMVGWSLRKRLCVVSFTLVFLAAVEHCLSIVSTVHNQIFEVRYCNWTVANYYQHYSLRRFANVYLHFPYHHLSAVFFTYVSSALTIYWNYQDIFIIMISIGLATRFQQINNHLKVLSDGILIPGEDFWIRVRTNYVSVCELLDDVDHVISWTMLISCATNLYYICLQILYVSKKLANTIENAYYGFSLAFLIMRTIIVFLSAAHIHDCAKKPLEIIMKIPNVGWCVELERFSTQLKSEKVALSGMGFFSLTRQLLFSMAGTIVTYELVMLKFDEESESQGHIPLCAKFDYENIVGGLFIMTAALIRLNRVGINAMNIAEPIFFAICTLLSLLFVRLAIVWRKFMSFWAQREELFFARPYGAINLRRRVIGVAVCIFVSALVEHVTYVINQAYNVYQESLSCRYNVTHPLKLYGSLTFQSVYQSVPYHHLVTIYLLYTTISLTFVWTFADLFIMLIATGITCRFEQLNKRIDNNLQNRSEAFWGEMRTHFVGLMELVERTNRIVGPLVIVSCANDMYFLCLQTLNTVEDKPYDINDWYFRYSFSFLIMRTTVKLWYAAEVDEKSTRTHKLVQKIRSEHYNDELEILRICSGAGVAISGMGFFNITRKIFLTLKEVNTFAGETRTEEFMRMNPEHTIPTLDDNGFYLGESRAILSYLIDAYRPGHTLYPNIPKEKALINRVLHHDLGSFYPKFFGTIGALFSGAATEISDEMKTNAEKAFNDLENYLIRNDYFAGENLTIADLSLLPAIASAVHCGLDLTKYKRLNAWYESCQQLKGYHDDQEASRQVGEFLRSKYPPVTEWINRCMRYTWTYLDIFIISFCYGAQFRYEQIFKRLMAVQGITCPTNFWHELRMDYVAVSELLFSLFPLSGLFGPTVHDIRFRWYGPGTIYSLYFFVSGLATLIAHIYYSVNVGTLGTSEIFEDALHVASVYYTNLQYYKRCDNSTPFWTLFYEREHPKFFHYLPYSLPAVLLLELTHKIFLYVWTFLDLFIIFVALGLARRYEQFYCHAVRYKGRHVMGTIWQQLRLDYGRISNLVAYMEGIMAPIIISQTITSLLTMYWNYVDLFLITISIGLRTNLAHVNGVIEGSAKLYHRTSFWKEQFVHYRRVIGLTRDVNGHIGAFIVISYSSNLFFICVQLVNVFQQNSSLIVTTYFWYSLSHLIGRIVAVSLYGSAIHDEYCRTRALFYNLPDGYTSIDEIAATVVTYDLQIDELVCEKRNKMGFAAMENHDTKPLIQPTWHTHLKRWCAAWLRWPKVPRRASRDDWLFNGTFHEAIRGVLMMAQLFSIMPVRGILAKDPRKLRLSYTSGRAVYAYFCALGISFLATMSVYFFASKRYHFQKMVTAFFYCYNLYAMYRFGRLAQRWPALMMKWTRVDNSLPPQKDISERAVLAYRIKLCSIIVMMLSLSEHLLSIVAAVHYSNNCPAVHDPYEAFFKSNFAFVYYYFAYSTLRGFLTKFFNVICNFIWSYVDLFVIVVSMGLSHSFRRINAYLFLHKREKMSEQFWGEQRQKYRNVCDLVTTVDDHISAITMLSISNNLFFICVQILNSMNSRPTLVHTVYFWFNLIILIGRTLAVAMFAAEVNDESKRPIEVLRTIPRDGWCLEAKRFAEEVTTDTVALTGLKFFSMTRKLVLNVTGAIITYELVLIQFHKDEVSDVDLCKLKRMDTL is encoded by the exons ATGACGCTCGCCGCGAAAGGATTCACTCTGCAGCAGAAAGTGCGTCAAAGGTTCCGGTCTACGATGGTTGACGATGATCGGGACACTTTTCAGCGCGGCATTCGACCCT TTATAATACTTGGACAAGTGTTTGGCATTTTTCCCATCTACGGTATCATAGCAAGCGATCCGATGAAGTTCCGTCTGAAGTGGTTCTCGTTGCGCGTTTTGGTCAATCTTACCGTCGTGGTGACTGCCTTGATGCAGGCATACCTTGAGTACCGTCGTCTTAAGACGATCGGCATCAATGCAAAGAACGTTagtggtttcattttttttctcgacgCTTCTTTGATTAATGTACTCTTCCTGAATTTGGCCACCAAATGGCGAACGGTGGCGGCTAAATGGGACGAGGTGGATGCAACGTTTAACCGTGCACCCTACCAGATGGTTGGATGGAGCCTGCGGAAACGATTGTGTGTCGTTTCGTTTACCTTAGTGTTCCTGGCCGCTG TGGAACATTGTCTATCTATAGTAAGTACTGTGCACAATCAGATTTTCGAAGTACGGTACTGTAACTGGACTGTGGCGAACTACTACCAACACTATTCATTGCGTCGGTTTGCGAACGTTTATTTACACTTCCCGTATCATCACTTGAGTGCGGTGTTCTTCACG TATGTATCTTCCGCGCTGACAATCTATTGGAACTATCAGGACATCTTCATCATTATGATCAGCATCGGTTTGGCGACACGATTCCAACAGATCAACAATCACCTGAAGGTACTGTCCGATGGGATCCTGATACCGGGTGAAGACTTTTGGATTCGCGTCCGCACGAACTACGTGTCGGTGTGTGAACTGCTGGACGATGTCGATCACGTTATCTCGTGGACGATGTTGATCTCCTGCGCTACTAACCTGTACTACATCTGCCTTCAGATCCTTTACGTCTCCAA AAAGCTGGCTAACACGATCGAGAATGCTTACTATGGGTTTTCGTTGGCATTTCTGATCATGCGTACCATAATCGTGTTCCTGTCcgccgcacacatacacgattGTGCGAAAAAACCGTTGGaaataattatgaaaattCCCAACGTCGGCTGGTGCGTTGAG cTTGAACGCTTCTCTACACAGTTGAAGAGCGAAAAGGTAGCCCTCTCGGGCATGGGGTTTTTCAGTCTCACACGTCAACTACTATTTTCG aTGGCTGGAACAATTGTGACGTACGAGTTGGTCATGCTGAAGTTCGACGAAGAATCTGAAAGCCAGGGGCATATTCCACTGTGCGCCAAGTTCGACTATGAAAa CATTGTTGGTGGGTTGTTTATCATGACCGCTGCGCTGATACGACTGAATCGCGTAGGCATCAATGCGATGAACATTGCTGAACCGATCTTTTTCGCTATATGCACACTATTGAGTCTGCTGTTCGTTCGGTTAGCGATAGTTTGGCGTAAGTTTATGAGTTTTTGGGCCCAACGTGAGGAGTTGTTCTTTGCGCGCCCGTACGGTGCCATTAATCTGCGGCGAAGGGTGATCGGAGTGGCGGTGTGCATCTTTGTGTCCGCCTTGG TGGAACATGTCACCTACGTGATCAACCAGGCATACAACGTGTATCAAGAGAGTTTATCCTGCCGGTATAATGTGACTCATCCACTTAAACTGTACGGCTCATTGACCTTTCAATCGGTATACCAATCCGTTCCATACCATCATCTCGTAACTATATATTTACTG TATACGACTATTTCGTTAACATTCGTCTGGACGTTTGCGGATCTGTTCATCATGCTGATTGCAACCGGTATAACGTGCCGCTTTGAGCAGTTAAATAAGCGAATCGACAATAATCTGCAAAACCGCTCCGAAGCATTCTGGGGTGAAATGAGGACACACTTCGTCGGACTGATGGAGCTGGTCGAGCGAACGAATAGGATCGTCGGTCCGCTGGTGATCGTTTCCTGTGCCAACGATATGTACTTTCTTTGTCTGCAGACGCTCAATACGGTGGA GGATAAACCGTACGACATCAATGACTGGTACTTTCGCTATTCGTTTTCCTTCCTGATAATGCGTACCACGGTGAAGCTTTGGTACGCGGCAGAAGTGGACGAAAAGTCGACACGAACGCACAAGCTCGTGCAAAAGATACGCAGTGAGCACTACAATGATGAGTTGGAAATATTGCGTATTTGCTCCGGTGCCGGTGTGGCCATCTCCGGTATGGGGTTTTTCAATATTACACGTAAAATATTTCTTACC CTGAAGGAGGTTAACACATTCGCCGGTGAAACGCGCACCGAGGAGTTCATGCGCATGAATCCGGAACATACCATCCCAACGTTGGACGATAATGGATTCTATCTGGGCGAATCACGTGCCATTCTGTCGTACCTGATTGATGCGTACCGTCCCGGGCACACACTCTATCCAAACATTCCCAAGGAAAAGGCCCTAATCAATCGGGTGCTGCATCACGATTTGGGATCGTTCTATCCGAAGTTTTTCGGTACTATTGGCGCATTGTTTTCCGGTGCGGCTACGGAAATCTCGGACGAGATGAAAACTAACGCCGAAAAAGCGTTTAACGACTTGGAGAATTATCTAATCCGTAATGATTACTTCGCGGGTGAGAATCTAACCATCGCGGATTTGTCATTGCTTCCGGCGATTGCTTCGGCTGTG CACTGTGGTTTGGACCTAACGAAGTACAAGCGACTAAACGCTTGGTATGAAAGCTGCCAGCAGTTGAAGGGCTACCATGATGATCAGGAAGCATCCCGCCAGGTTGGCGAGTTCCTACGCTCCAAGTATCCGCCCG TTACGGAG TGGATTAATCGTTGTATGCGGTACACTTGGACGTATCTGGACATCTTCATCATCTCCTTCTGTTACGGCGCGCAGTTTCGGTACGAACAGATCTTTAAGCGCTTGATGGCTGTCCAGGGCATAACATGTCCGACAaacttttggcacgagctGCGCATGGACTATGTAGCCGTTTCGGAGCTG CTTTTTTCACTGTTTCCGCTGAGCGGATTGTTCGGACCAACGGTGCATGATATTCGGTTTCGTTGGTACGGGCCCGGCACTATTTACAGCCTATACTTCTTCGTCTCGGGCCTGGCCACACTGATAGCGCACATTTATTACAGCGTCAATGTGGGCACCTTGGGAACGTCGGAAATAT TCGAAGATGCTTTACATGTCGCCTCGGTTTACTACACGAATCTTCAGTACTACAAACGCTGTGACAATAGTACACCCTTCTGGACGCTGTTCTACGAGCGTGAACATCCCAAGTTCTTCCATTACCTACCGTACAGCTTACCGGCTGTGCTGCTACTCGAACTAACGCACAAGATATTCCTGTACGTATGGACGTTTCTAGATTTGTTTATAATCTTCGTGGCACTTGGGTTGGCACGCCGGTACGAGCAGTTTTATTGTCATGCAGTCCGTTACAAAGGCCGTCACGTGATGGGTACGATCTGGCAGCAGTTACGGCTGGACTATGGAAGAATTTCTAACCTGGTCGCGTACATGGAGGGCATAATGGCACCGATCATCATCT CACAAACGATCACTTCTCTGCTAACGATGTACTGGAACTATGTGGATCTGTTTTTGATAACCATAAGTATAGGTTTACGGACAAACCTAGCGCATGTGAACGGCGTAATCGAAGGCTCAGCGAAGTTGTACCATCGAACATCATTCTGGAAGGAACAGTTTGTCCACTATCGTCGCGTTATAGGCTTGACACGTGACGTTAATGGTCATATAGGAGCGTTCATCGTAATCTCCTACTCAAGCAATCTATTCTTCATCTGCGTTCAGTTGGTGAACGTTTTTCA GCAAAATTCATCACTCATCGTTACTACCTACTTCTGGTACTCGCTATCTCATCTCATTGGCCGCATTGTGGCCGTGTCATTGTACGGTTCGGCCATCCATGACGAGTACTGTCGGACTCGTGCTCTGTTTTACAACCTACCGGATGGGTACACTTCCATTGACGAG ATCGCAGCCACTGTCGTAACGTACGA CCTTCAAATCGATGAGTTGGTATGTGAGAAGCGGAATAAGATGGGTTTCGCGGCGATGGAAAATCACGACACTAAGCCACTGATACAACCAACCTGGCATACACATCTGAAAAGATGGTGTGCTGCTTGGCTTCGTTGGCCGAAGGTACCACGCCGGGCAAGTCGTGATGATTGGCTGTTTAACGGAACGTTTCATGAGGCGATTCGCGGAGTACTGATGATGGCTCAGCTATTCTCCATCATGCCTGTGCGTGGAATTCTGGCGAAAGATCCCCGTAAGCTGCGTCTTTCGTACACCAGTGGCCGGGCAGTGTATGCATACTTTTGTGCGCTCGGTATTAGTTTTCTCGCCACCATGTCGGTGTACTTCTTTGCCAGCAAACGATACCATTTCCAGAAGATGGTAACTGCCTTCTTTTACTGCTACAATCTGTACGCGATGTATCGATTCGGAAGACTCGCCCAACGATGGCCAGCGTTGATGATGAAGTGGACCAGAGTCGATAACTCACTGCCTCCGCAAAAAGACATCTCCGAGCGGGCTGTTCTGGCGTATCGGATAAAGTTATGCTCTATTATAGTGATGATGCTCTCACTGTCGGAACATTTGCTATCGATCGTGGCCGCAGTACACTACTCGAACAACTGCCCAGCAGTGCATGATCCGTATGAAGCGTTCTTCAAATCAAACTTTGCGTTCGTGTACTACTATTTCGCTTACTCGACATTGCGTGGCTTTTTGACCAAGTTCTTCAATGTGATCTGCAACTTCATCTGGAGCTATGTGGATCTGTTTGTGATCGTAGTTAGCATGGGTTTGTCACACTCGTTTCGGCGTATCAATGCGTACCTGTTTCTACACAAACGTGAG AAAATGTCGGAGCAGTTTTGGGGCGAACAGCGGCAGAAGTATCGGAACGTGTGCGATCTTGTGACTACAGTGGACGATCATATCTCCGCCATTACAATGCTGTCCATCTCGAACAATCTGTTTTTCATCTGCGTTCAAATTCTCAACAGCATGAA tTCTCGACCCACCTTAGTGCACACGGTGTACTTTTGGTTCAATTTGATTATTCTGATCGGGCGCACGCTAGCGGTTGCCATGTTCGCTGCGGAGGTAAACGACGAATCGAAGCGTCCGATCGAGGTGCTGCGTACGATACCGCGCGATGGTTGGTGTCTGGAAGCGAAACGTTTCGCCGAGGAAGTCACCACCGATACTGTCGCCCTGACCGGGCTGAAGTTTTTCAGCATGACCCGCAAGCTGGTGTTGAATGTGACCGGGGCGATCATTACGTACGAGCTGGTTCTGATACAGTTCCACAAGGACGAAGTCTCGGATGTGGATTTGTGTAAGCTTAAGCGTATGGACACGCTGTAG
- the LOC128310555 gene encoding glutathione S-transferase 1-1-like: MPAPTLYYFPMSPPARSVLLLIKELGLTVNLKEVNTFAGETRTEEFMRMNPEHTIPTLDDNGFYLGESRAILSYLIDAYRPGHTLYPNIPKEKALINRVLHHDLGSFYPKFFGTIGALFSGAATEISDEMKTNAEKAFNDLENYLIRNDYFAGENLTIADLSLLPAIASAVHCGLDLTKYKRLNAWYESCQQLKGYHDDQEASRQVGEFLRSKYPPGLEPLN, translated from the exons ATGCCGGCTCCTACTTTGTACTATTTTCCCATGAGCCCACCAGCCCGGTCGGTTTTGTTACTGATTAAGGAGCTTGGATTGACGGTTAAT CTGAAGGAGGTTAACACATTCGCCGGTGAAACGCGCACCGAGGAGTTCATGCGCATGAATCCGGAACATACCATCCCAACGTTGGACGATAATGGATTCTATCTGGGCGAATCACGTGCCATTCTGTCGTACCTGATTGATGCGTACCGTCCCGGGCACACACTCTATCCAAACATTCCCAAGGAAAAGGCCCTAATCAATCGGGTGCTGCATCACGATTTGGGATCGTTCTATCCGAAGTTTTTCGGTACTATTGGCGCATTGTTTTCCGGTGCGGCTACGGAAATCTCGGACGAGATGAAAACTAACGCCGAAAAAGCGTTTAACGACTTGGAGAATTATCTAATCCGTAATGATTACTTCGCGGGTGAGAATCTAACCATCGCGGATTTGTCATTGCTTCCGGCGATTGCTTCGGCTGTG CACTGTGGTTTGGACCTAACGAAGTACAAGCGACTAAACGCTTGGTATGAAAGCTGCCAGCAGTTGAAGGGCTACCATGATGATCAGGAAGCATCCCGCCAGGTTGGCGAGTTCCTACGCTCCAAGTATCCGCCCGGTTTGGAACCATTAAACTAG